In Ovis canadensis isolate MfBH-ARS-UI-01 breed Bighorn chromosome 3, ARS-UI_OviCan_v2, whole genome shotgun sequence, one DNA window encodes the following:
- the C3AR1 gene encoding C3a anaphylatoxin chemotactic receptor — MESFSAETNSTDLHSQAWDEPHAILSMVILSVTFLLGLPGNGLVLWVAGLKMQRTVNTVWFLHLTLADFICCLSLPFSLVHLVLQGCWPYGWFLCKLIPSIIVLNMFASVFLLTAISLDRCLLVLRPIWCQNHRNVGTACTICGCIWVVALVMCIPAFVYRETFTIDNQSMCGYNFGHHGSLDYSDFTLDLLENGSFDSSIADPLGEMDDRLDFFSLQTKDQPWAATSGLHSKEFQRTSRDSLPTDPARLSVQQPHYDLFQSADGVSATLSSDFPTEDHQTHPLENSYSFFPADLEFFSNASELSQGFQDDYFSQFAYDHQVPTPQVAITISRLVVGFLLPFIIMVACYSLIILKLRRSRFTKSRSKLLRVAMVVVVVFLVCWAPYHIVGVLLLFTDPDTPFGESLLSWDHVSLALASANSCFNPFLYALLGKDFRKKARQSMQGILEAAFSEDVTHSTSCPQNKTSFERNSISTVV, encoded by the coding sequence ATGGAGTCTTTCTCTGCTGAGACCAATTCAACTGACCTACACTCACAGGCCTGGGATGAACCCCACGCAATTCTCTCCATGGTCATCCTCAGCGTCACTTTCCTACTGGGGTTGCCAGGCAATGGGCTGGTACTGTGGGTGGCTGGCCTAAAGATGCAACGGACAGTGAACACAGTTTGGTTTCTCCATCTCACCCTGGCTGACTTCATCTGCTGCCTCTCCCTGCCCTTCTCCCTGGTCCACTTGGTTCTCCAAGGATGCTGGCCCTATGGCTGGTTCCTATGCAAGCTCATCCCCTCCATCATCGTCCTTAACATGTTTGCCAGTGTCTTCTTGCTGACCGCCATTAGCCTGGACCGCTGTCTGTTGGTACTCAGGCCAATCTGGTGCCAGAATCATCGCAACGTGGGAACAGCCTGCACTATCTGTGGTTGTATCTGGGTGGTGGCTTTGGTAATGTGCATACCTGCGTTTGTATATCGGGAAACGTTCACTATAGACAACCAGAGTATGTGTGGCTACAATTTTGGTCACCATGGCTCATTAGATTATTCAGACTTCACCCTTGATCTACTGGAAAATGGGTCTTTTGACAGCTCCATTGCTGATCCGCTTGGAGAAATGGATGACAGGTTAGATTTCTTCTCTTTGCAAACCAAGGATCAGCCTTGGGCAGCCACCAGTGGCCTCCACTCCAAAGAATTTCAAAGAACTTCTAGAGACTCACTCCCTACGGATCCAGCTAGATTATCTGTTCAACAACCACATTATGATTTATTTCAGTCTGCTGATGGAGTCTCAGCTACACTCTCCAGTGACTTTCCCACTGAAGATCACCAAACTCACCCCTTGGAGAACTCGTATTCTTTTTTCCCTGCTGATTTAGAGTTTTTTTCTAATGCATCTGAGCTATCACAAGGTTTCCAGGATGATTATTTCAGCCAATTTGCATATGATCATCAAGTGCCAACACCCCAGGTAGCCATAACCATCAGTAGGCTAGTGGTGGGTTTCCTGTTGCCCTTTATCATCATGGTGGCCTGTTACAGCCTCATTATCTTAAAATTGCGTCGGAGCCGCTTCACCAAGTCTCGGAGCAAACTCTTAAGAGTggctatggtggtggtggttgtcttCCTTGTCTGCTGGGCTCCGTACCACATTGTTGGAGTCCTCTTATTGTTTACTGACCCAGACACTCCCTTTGGGGAATCTCTGTTGTCCTGGGACCATGTGTCTCTTGCTCTAGCATCTGCCAATAGTTGCTTCAATCCATTCCTCTATGCTCTCCTGGGAAAGGACTTTaggaaaaaagcaagacagtccATGCAGGGAATTCTGGAGGCAGCTTTCAGTGAGGACGTGACACACTCTACCAGCTGCCCCCAAAACAAAACCTCTTTCGAAAGAAACAGTATC